The DNA window GATGATCGCGGCGCTGGCCCGCGGCTGCAACCTGGGCGCGCACCGCTCGTCGCTCATCCCGCCCGCCGCCGCGCCCGGCCACCGCCTTACCTTCGTCATGGAGGCGCGGCAGAAGCGGATCCTCATTCGCCTGCACGACTACCGGGAAGAGGACGTGCTGCTGCTGGGCGACCTGGATCCCCTGCCCATCCCCGCCCGCGACGTGCGCGACCCGTGGGGCCACCCGCCGCACGTGCTGTCCGACACGTACGACCGACTGGTGCGTTGCGTGGACGTGCTCGCCATCGCGCTGAACGGGCGGATGGGCGGCGCCGCTGGCCGCCGCGTGGTGGACCTCGGCCCGCACATGGCCGTCCTCCGCCTGGGCCTGCCCAAGGCCAGCCAGCGGGATCGATCATCGACGCCTGGCGCGTAAGCCCGCGCCCGAAGACGGTGCGGAGGTCCCGGCGCAGCCTGCATCTTCAACATCGTCGCGGGACCGAGCCGAGCGTGGCCGATGCCGAAAACGCGCGGCCGCCTGGAGATACACGGCGCCTCGTCCGCAGGACGACCGCAGTTCCAGCCGGTGGTTTCATACCACCGGCTGAGGCTCGGAGATGCACATCATCCGATGCTCCCGTGCGGTGTCGCGGAGGTGCATCATCTGTCGTCCGCCGCGCAGGAGGGAGATGCAGGGCCCAGGTCGCGTCGCAGTCCGAAATCCAGACGCGACGGGTGTTTGCCTCGCCCGGTGAGGTCCTTCCGCCGATGCGACGATGCGCATCTCCCGCGCACGCGCGTTGCTCTTCATCTCCCGTGAGCGGTCCCCATCCTTCCGGCCGAAAAGGCATCCCCGGTGCTCCTCGCATCTCCGCCCCGCCCGCAGTCCGCATCCCCGACCGACACGCCGTTCCGGACCGCTCCCGCGCCCCGGCAGCAGGCGCCCGTGCACCTCTTCACCGTGGACGTGGAGGAGTATTTCCACGCCGCGGCGCTCGCCTCCGCCGCACCGGTGGAGCGGTGGGCGACGATGGAGAGCCGCGTAGAGCGCGGGGTCGATTCGCTGCTGGAGATAATGGATGCGCACGGCGCCCGCGGCACCTTCTTCACGCTGGGCTGGGTCGCCGAGCGGCAGCCGTGGCTCGTGCGCCGCATCGCGGATGCGGGGCACGAGGTGGCGTCGCACGGGTGGGCGCACCAGCGGGTCACGGAGATGGGCCCGCGCGAGCTGCGCGCCGACCTGCGCCGCTCGCGCCGCGCGCTGGAGGACGCGTGCGGGCAGGCGGTGCTGGGCTTCCGCGCGCCCAACTTCTCCATCCTGCGCGGCTGGCAGTGGGCGCTGGACGTGCTGCTGGACGAGGGCTACGCGTACGACAGCAGCCTCTTCCCGTCGCGAACGCGCGGGCTGGAGGACCATCCGCCGCGCCCGCACGTGGTCCACCGCACCGGCGGCGACCTGCTGGAGGTGCCGCTCGCCTGCGCGACAGTGGCCGGCGTGGACGTGCCGTCCGGCGGCGGCGCGTGGTTCCGCCTGCTGCCGTACGCCCTCACCCGCCGCGCGCTTCGCCAGGCGGAGGAGCGCGGCGCGCCGGGCATGTTCTACATCCACCCGTGGGAGCTGGATTCGGACCAGCCGCGCCTGCCCGTCTCCGCCGCGCAGCGTCTGCGGCACTACGGCGGCCTGGGACGAACGGCGGCGCGCTTGAATCGCCTTCTGACCGAGTTCCGCTTCACCTCCATCCGTGACGGCCTGGGCGTCGTCGACGCGTCGTCCTTCGCCGGGTCGGCACGATGAGCGGCTTGCGCGTGGAGCCTTTCGCCGGCACCGCGGCGGAGTGGGACGCCGCGGCGGCCGCGCTGCCAGGCGGCACCTTCTCCCACCGCTTCGGCTGGAAGCGCGTGATCGAGGACGCCTATCGCCAGCGCTGCATCTACCTCGCTGCGCGTGGGGACGACGATGAGATCGCCGGCATCCTGCCGCTCGTGCTGGTCCGGGGGATGGGTTTCGGGCGCTTCCTCGTCTCCATGCCGTACCTGAACGCCGGCGGCCCCGCGGGAGATGCGGACGCCGCTGGCGCCCTCACCGCCGCCGCCGAGACGCTCGCGGCCGAGCTGCACGCGGACACGGTGGAGCTCCGCTGCGCGGCCGATGCGGGCTCGGCACTCCCCGCCGCGCGCGACAAGGTGACGTGCGTGCTCGACCTGCCGGCCGGCGGACCGGACGCGCTGTGGAAGGGCTTCGGCTCCAAGCTGCGCAGCCAGGTGAAGCGGGCCGAGCGCGAGGGCGTGGAGATGCGTTTCGGGCCGGAGCAGGCGGAGCCGTTCTTCGCCGTCTTCTCGCGCCACATGCGCGACCTGGGCACCCCCACGCACCCGTGGTCCTTCTTCCGCGCCGTCCGCGACGAGATGGGCGCGGATGCGTGGTTCGGCTGCGCGTGGCTGGACGGCCGCCCTGTCGCCGGGGGATGCGCGCTGGCGTGGGCCGATTCGGTGGAGATGACGTGGGCCTCATCGCTGCGCGAGGCCGCCCGCTGCGCGCCCAACATGCTGCTGTACTGGAGCTTCCTCCGCCGCGCGGCAGATGCGGGGCTCGCCTCGTTCGACTTCGGGAGATGCACGCCGGGCGGGCCCACGCACGCCTTCAAGCGCCAGTGGGGCACGCGCGACGTGCCGCTGCCGTGGGTGCGCCGGGTCCGCACGCCGGGCGCCGCCGCCCCGTCCGCGGACCGTGGCGCCTTCGCCCTCGGCACGCGCCTGTGGAAGCACCTGCCCGTGCCCGTGGCCACGCTGATCGGCCCGGCCCTCCGCCGCGCGATCCCCGCATGATCCCCCGCCGCGTTCCGCCCGCGCACTCGCCCGTCCCCGCCCGCGCGCTCGCGGAGGGCTTCCGCGCCCTGCTCGGCGCCCCGCCCGCGCATGCGCAGCTACGCGAGCTGGTGCTGCGCGAGTTCGGCGGGCTCGATGTCGTCACCGCCGCGAGCGGCACCTGCGCGCTCTCGCTCGTCCTTCGAGGCGCGGCGCTGGACCGGCCGCGCGCGCCCGTCGCGCTGCCCGCGTACGGCTGCTACGACCTCGCCTCCGCCGCGGTGGGGGCGGGCGTCCGCGTGGTGCTGTACGACGTGGACCCATCCACCCTCGCGCCCGACGCGGAATCGTTCGCGAGGGCGCTGGCGGCCGGGCCCGCGGCAGTCGTCGTCGCGCACCTCTACGGCATCCCGGTCGACCTCCGCCCGCTCCGGCCCGCCGTGGAAGCCGCAGGGGCGATGCTGATCGAAGATGCGGCCCAGGGCGCCGGCGTGCGGATCGGCGGGAGGCCGGCGGGGGGATTCGGATCGGCGTCGGTGCTCAGCTTCGGGCGGGGGAAGGGCGTCACGGGCGGAGGCGGAGGCGCGCTCCTCGCCCACGACTCGCGCGGCGAGGCGGTGCTGCGGCGCGCCCGCATCGCCATCCACGGCACGCGCGAGGGATGGGCGGAGCTGGCCGCGCTCGCCGCGCAGTGGGTGCTCGCCCGCCCGTCGCTCTATGCGCTCCCGGCCGCGATGCCGTTCCTCCACTTGGGCGAGACGCTCTATCGCGAGCCGATGCCGCCGGAGCCGATGGCCGACTCGTCCGCCGCCGTGCTGCGGACGCTGTGGGAAGGCCGCCGCCGCGAAGCCGACGCCCGCGTCCGCAACGCCCGCCGCCTCCTCGCCCCCGCCGCACGATCGGGAGACGACACGTTCCCGGTGCCGGTAGGCTGTTCCGCCGGCTGGCTGCGGCTCCCGCTGCGGGCCCGCCATCGCGCGCACCTTCCGCTCTCCCCCGCGGCCGAGCGCCTGGGCATCGCCGCGGGCTACCCGCTGGCGCTCCCCGACCTGCCGGCGATGCGCGCCCTCTGCGTCAACGCGGCCGACGACTTTCCCGGCGCCCGCCGCCTCGCCGCCTCGCTCTACACGCTTCCCACGCACGGCCTGCTCTCCGAAGCCGACCTCCGCGGCCTCGAAGCCTGGCTCGCCACCCGCACCGACGTCGTCGCCGTGCCCGCCCCAGCACTCAGCGCGGCCAGCTGACGCACCGCGTTCGGCAGATGCGACCAAACGCGGCCCACATCTCCCGAAACCCGTGCTCACCATGGGGGGATCGCATCTCGGTGAACACAAAAGTGGCTCGCGGTTTGCACCGTGGATTCGCGGGCGCGCCGGAGGTGTATAGGCGCGCGGAAGCATCACGCACGAAGAGACTTGGCCGGTCTCCGGTGCATTGGGCCTCGATGCCCGTTGATGTAGAAGTTGACGGTTAGGTGAAGTTCTTGTGGAGCGCTTCGGCGCTACCACGTATGCCCGCGAGGCCGGCCTCAACATCGTCCCCCGCCGCTCGTCGCCAGACGCAACGGCGGGGGATGCGTTTTTGTATGTGCCGAGCTTTGATGCGGCGGCGAGGATGCCCCCTCCCCCGCAAGCGGGAGAGGGGAGCTTATCCCACACGAGGGGCAAGACTTACGGGTATTCTTGGCTTCACTGGCTCACGTCGAATCACCCCCTGCGCGCACTTCTGGTCTCCCCTCCCCCAGGCAGTTTTGGGGGAGGGGCCGGGGGAGGGGGCCTCCTTCCGTCGCGACCCGCTGCGACCATCCGCAAAAATGAGGCGGCGTGCCTAGCCGGCGCGCCGCCTTTCGTCGGTCTGGGGGAGGGGGAGAGGGGGGCTGGGGGAGCCGCGTGGCTCGCGGAAGAGCAGCTCGAAGCCGAAGTGCGCGGGCGACAGGTGCCACGGGCTGATGGGCGCCCGCCTCGCGCGGAACGGATCGCCGCCGCGCGCCACCGTGCCGCCGAACGCAGAGAGGCAGCAGTCGTAGCCCGCCTCGCGCACCCGCTCGCGCGTGGCCTCGCTGATGCGCTCGGCGGCGCCGTACGGGTAGCTGAACAGCGTGACGGGCGCGCCCAGCTCCGCCTCCAGCCGTGCGCGCGAGGCGGAGAGCTCGCGCGTGGCGTCGGGCAGCGGGGTGTGGCCAAGGTCGGCGTGGCTCTCGGTGTGCGCGCCGATCTCGAAGCCCTGCGCGTGAAGCGCGCGCACGTCGTCCCACGTCATCCACCAGGCGCGGGCGCCGAACTCGCGGTCCCACCACGGCTGGCGGTCGGTGCCCACGAAGCCGGTGGCGACGAAGAAGCACGCGGGCAGGCCGCGCGCGCGCAGCTCGGGCGCGGCGGCCTGCAGGTTGTCCAGGTAGCCGTCGTCGAAGGTGATGGCGAGGCAGCCGCCCACGCTCTCGCCCGCGCGCAGGCGGCGCACCATCTCGCCCAGCGGGATCACGCGGAAGTGGCGCGCGAAGAAGTCGCAGTATGCAGCGAACTCCGCGCGCGTACAGCCCAGCGGCGTGCCCGCCAGCCGGTCGTCCACGCGGTGGAAGGCCACGATCACGCCGCGGCCGCGCAGCAGCACCCGGTGCAGCCCCGCGCCGAAGATCGCGGCCGACAGGTGCTCCTTCACCCGCGCCGCGAATCGCGCCCGCAACGTCGGCGGAGATGCGTACAAGCTCCCTCCGGTGGATGGTGTGTCAGCGGTGAATCGACCGTCCGTCGTGCAGAGATGGCGGGGCTCGATGCGCGGACCACGCGTTTGTTGGGGTGCGATTCATCGCATCCGGTTTGTTCGGAAGGGGCGAACGGGCATCACGACGGGCGGTTGAAACCGCGGCAACGACTGCGCAAAGTCCCCCTGCGGGGACTATCGGCTGGGCATCTGCCGGTGCCGCAGCTCCCGCTCTCCGTTCAACGGCGCCGCATCTACCGCATCTACCGCATCTACCGCATCTACCGCATCTGCTCAAGTGTTATCGGAAGATTCCGACGCCCCAGGAGCAGGGGTTGTGGGCGCACGAGGCCATGATCGGCTGGATGCGGAACGTGCGCGTCTCGCGGGGGGTGATGCGGATCACGGGGTGATCGTCGTCGTCCACGTCCTGGTTCAGCAGCTCGCCGTCGCCGCGGTAGAGCTTGAGGTCCAGGTCCGAGCAGTCGCCGTCGCACTCGCCGATGATGAAGTACGTGCTCCCGCCGCGGAGCTGCACGCTGAAGCTCGACTGGTAGCCGCTGTTCAGGTCGCCGAACATGATGTCGTGCGACAGGGTCAGGTCGTACTCCGCCATCTTTGCCGCGTCGGCGATGAGCTGCCTCCGCACCTGCTCGCGCCAGGGATCCTGGCCGCGCATGGCGGCGCACACGGCAACGACGGCGAGCAGAACGGCGAAGGGCTTGAGGTGGCGCATACGTCCTCCCGCAATTGGAGGGAACGCCCCGCGAGGTGTGTGCTGCGGCGGGAACTTCAGTCGCGCATGGCCGGGGGCGGGGCGAGATCCCAGGGAGAGGTTTTCCGGCCGCCGCCGGACGCTGCAAGCGCCAATCCAGTGGCGGACCATCCGCCAGCGATCCAGGATGGGCCAACCACGCCCATCAGTGCGGAGGAAGGGGTGCACCGGCGCGCCCGCGCATCTTGCGGCCGTGCGTCAGCTGTGGCAGCAGCGCCACGATCCGGTGCCCGAGAGTGCTCGCGGAGACCCATCTACCGGCCCGCGCCGGACATTTACCGGAACGCGGTCACGGCAGCTCGCCGGCGGCGGCGATGACGGGGCGGGGCTCGCGGTGCGCCTCGCGCTCGTGCCGGGCGTGGGGGCGGGGGAGGAGCTTGCGGGCCAGCGAGCCCAGGCCGCGGGCTGCGGTGGAGCGCAGCGTCAGGAAGAAGGGGCGCAGGTCGTCGCGCGCGAACCAGGCGGACTCCTCCACGCCCTGGAACGAGCGCAGCCAGCGGCCGGCGGAGAGCGTGCCCTCGCGCAGGTAGTCCAGGGCGGACTCCAGGTCGCGATCCTCCACCATCCACTTGCGCCCCTCGCGCTGCACGGCGGGCGGCAGCGGCTGGTCGGTGAGGTCGGCGTAGAGGTAGCGGACCACGTCCATCCCCGCCGCGTCCAGGAAGAGGCGGAAGGTGGAGCCGATGCGCGGGTTGGGATCGAGCAGCTTGTAGCCGCCGTCGCGCGCGTCGTAGCGCCAGCCCACGTCCAGGATGCCGCGGTAGCCGATGGCGCGCATGAAGTCCACCGTCAGCCGCTCCACCTCCGGATTTTCCAGGCAGATGCCGAGGCTCGTCGACCCGGTGTGCACCGGGTGCTGGCGGAGCTTCTTACCGGTGAAAGCGGCGCGGCACTGGGACCGATCGTCGAAGTAGCCGTTGAACATCCAGATGGTGTCGTCGCCGCCCGGCACGTACTCCTGCAGCATCAGGTTCGGCGCCGCGGGATCCTCCATGCGGTCGTATGCCGCCATCAGCCCGGCCTGGTCGCGGGCGATGCACATCTTCAGGCCCGTGCGCGCCTGGAGCCGCAGCCCGTCGATGCCCTTGAGCATCACGGGGAAGACGGCAGATGCGGCGAACGCCGTGACCTCTTCGCGGCAGCGCGGGAACGACGTCTCCGGCGTGGGCACGCCCAGGCGCCGCGCCAGCAGGTACAGCTCGCGCTTGTCCGACAGCGCGCGGACGGTCGCCGCGGCCACGCGCGGGAAGCGGAACGCCGGCGCGAGCGCGTCCGCGTGCTCGGCCACGAAGATGGCCAGGTCGTCGGAGGTGGGGATGAGGACCGCGCGCTCGCCCAGACGCTCCGCCAGCTCCAGCAGCGTGCGCACCGAAGCGGCCGGCGTCTCGCGCCCGAACTCCCACTGCGTGGCCGAAGCGACGTAGCGCGACGACAGCGGCGTGGCGCGCAGGTCGGTGTGCACGCCGTGCACGGCCACGCCCAGCCGCCCCAGGCTGCGCGCGATCCCCAGGCTTCCGTGGTGCCAGCCCAGGACCACCGCCGGCACCGCCGCTCGCACGGCGCTCACTCCTGCACGCCCCGCGAGCGTGCCGCGTCGTTCAGCCACGGCATGCGGATGGGCCGCCGGGGCCGCTGCCGCTCATCTCCCGCGCCCGCGGCGACCACCTCGCCCTCGGCGATCTCGTGCACGGAGCCGACGTCGTCCAGGTGCGCGAGGATGAAGTCCAGGTCGTGCAGCTGGCCGCTGCGGCGCAGGTACTCCACGCTGCGGCTCTCCTGCCACCCGTCCACCGGCGCGCCACGCCAGCGCCGCAGCGTCTGCGCCGTCAGCTCGTCCGCCAGCGCGAAGCCGTGCTCGCCCAGCCCTTCGGCGATCAGCGCACAACAGCGCTGATCTTCCTCCCGGAACTCCCCGCGCGTCCCCGCGCCGATCACCGCCACGCGCTCGTGCCGCGTCGCCAGATAGCGGATGAGCGCGGTGAAGTTGCGCAGGCAGCCGGCGTACACCGCGTCCGCCCCCGCCGCGTTGTGGATGAGCTGCGTGCCGGACGAGGAAAGGAGGATGAGCGGCCGGTCCGACGGGTCGAGCGCGGAGACGGCCACGGGGCTGTTGGTGATCTCGAAGCCGTACGGCATGTTGCCGCCCAGCTCGCCGCACAGCACGGGGCGGTCGAGCACGGCCGCCACGGGTAGCGCCGCCTCGATGGAGGGAACGGGGAAGCAGCGGCGGCCCAGCGTGGCGGCGGTGACGGCGGTGGTGGTGGCGCGGATCACGTCCACGGCCACCACGGCCCAGCCCGGGCCGTACCGCAGGGCGCTCTCGGGAAGGAAGTCGATGGCGACTACGGGGGGCATGGGGCCTCTCAGCGGATGCCGGTGAAGTGGAGCGCGGCGGGCACGGCGGGCCGCAGGTTGGGGCGCGAGAAGGCGTCGGAGTGCAGCCCGCGGCGGTAGATCTCCACGCGCAGCACCTCTTCCAGCCGCACGTTGCACACGTGCACGGCGGGGCCGAAGTGGTCCAGCAGCGCGAACTGGCTGGCCTTGTTGGGCGCCTCGAAGAGCAGCGTGCCGAACCCGAACGCGGCGGCGAACCGGTCCGCGAACCCGGCGTTGAAGCGGCCCTCCTCGTCGAACAGCCCGACGCCGACGGCGCTCTCGCGGCCTTCGACCACGAGCTGCACCGCGCCCGCGTCCAGCCACTCGCGCCCCTGGTCGATCAGCCCCTGCACCACGTCGGCCGTGAAGGCGCCGCCGTGCTTCTTGCCCAGCTCGAACTGCGCCTCCATCCCCCGCTCGTGCACCATGCGGATCACGTCCGCCGGCGCCATGTCCAGGTCCGTGAAGCCCTCGCCGCACTCGATGCGCGTGAACCCGATGTCCGCGCAGAGGTCCAGGTACGCGGCGAGCTGGCCCTGCGCGACGGCGACCTCGAACGGCCCGCCGCCGGTGGTGGTGGGCACGCCCCAGCGGTGCGCGGCGGCCACCTTGCGGCGCGTGCACGCCTCGTCCGCGATCATCCAGCACGCCATCGACACCTTGAGGATGCTCATCAGGTGGTGGCTCTGCTCCAGGTGCGACTCCAGCGTGACCGGGTCGTAGCCCGGGTCGAACGGGCTGGTGGCGGGCGCCAGGCGGCGCACCCCGATCCGGTTCAGGTACTCGGAGGTGTGCAGCCGTCCGGCGGGGCCGGCCTCGGTCATCATCGACATGGGCGGGTTCCTTCGCGGTGGGTGGATGAGGGAATGCGGGTTGGATTCGGGGAGATGCGGGGCGGCTCAGCCCGAGTCCAGCAGGTGGCGCAGGACGCGGGTCGCCACCGGGTGCTGGCGGCGGTCGTCGTCCGTCTGGTAGTGGTGGTGGATGCCGGGCGTGGTGTTGACCTCGATGAAGGCGCCGGCCGCCAGCTCCAGCGGCACGCCGGGATCGGCGGTGATGACGTCCACCCCCGCGAAGCGGCTGCCCAGCTCGCGGACCACCCGTCCGAGCGCGGCGGCGGTCTCGGAGCAGACCAGGTGCGTGGCCGTCTCGTCGTACACGGTGCGCAGCTCGCGCGCGCCCATCCCCGCGGGCACGCCGCGCAGGAGGACCGACGTCTCCGCCTCCGGGATCGATCCCGCGCCCAGGCCCTGAGCCGCCAGCGTCGGTGCGGCGACCGGGTCCGCCAGCAGCGAGCCCAGCCCCGCCTCGCGCGCCAGCTCGCGGACGGTGGAGACGCCGTCGCCGGTGAGGCGGGCGCCGCGGCGGCGGACGGCGTGCACCATCTCGCCGCGCAGGTACAGCAGGCGGTAGCTCTCGCCCGGCACCATGCGCTCCAGCATCACGTCCTGGCCGAAGAGCGAGGCGAGCACGGCGGCGGCCTCCAGCCCCGCGGCCGTCGTCACCCCCGTCGTGATCCCCATGCCGGACGCCGAGCCGCGCGCGGGCTTCACCACCCACGGGCCGGGATCGGACGCCACGCGGTCGCGCGCGGCGGCCAGGTCGCCCAGGCGGAAGACGAGGTGCTCCGGCACCGGCACGCCGGCTTCGGAGGCCAGGCGGTGGCAGAGCGGCTTGTCGCCCGCGATGCGCAGGGTGACGGGGTCGTCGGCCTGCGTCACGTGCGCGGAGATGCGGGTGCGCCTGGGCCCCAGCGTCACCTCCCACACGTCCCTCGCCAGCGGCGTGAGCCGCGCGCCGATCTGGTCCGCGGCGCCCTGCCAGTAGCCGCGGTACTCGTCCACGCGCTGGTCCACGTACACGGTGATGTCCATCCCCAGCACGCGCCGCCCGGTACGCGCCAAGCCGACGCCGACCCGGCGCGCCCGCAGCCGCAGCCCCACGCCCTCCTCGTTCACGCCGCACCTCCGCTGCTTCCAGCGCCGGCGAACGACTCGGGAGATGCGGGAGATGTGATCGCTTCCGTGGATCCGAACGCTTCGGCAGATGGGGGAGACGCGGTCGCGTCGGTGGATTCCGCGAGTTCGATGGATGAAGGAGCGGCGGCAGCCGGGGGTATGAAACCCCCGGCTTTGGACTGCGGTCGTCCTGCGGACGAGGAGGCTGGGAATGCGGGGCGGAGCGTGGCCGCGAGCGCATCTCCCGATTCGTCGTGCGACTCGTCGGACGAGGCGGGGCGGGCGAAGACGAAGTAGAGGGTGTTGCCCTGGACCTGGCG is part of the Longimicrobiaceae bacterium genome and encodes:
- a CDS encoding phosphosulfolactate synthase, which translates into the protein MSMMTEAGPAGRLHTSEYLNRIGVRRLAPATSPFDPGYDPVTLESHLEQSHHLMSILKVSMACWMIADEACTRRKVAAAHRWGVPTTTGGGPFEVAVAQGQLAAYLDLCADIGFTRIECGEGFTDLDMAPADVIRMVHERGMEAQFELGKKHGGAFTADVVQGLIDQGREWLDAGAVQLVVEGRESAVGVGLFDEEGRFNAGFADRFAAAFGFGTLLFEAPNKASQFALLDHFGPAVHVCNVRLEEVLRVEIYRRGLHSDAFSRPNLRPAVPAALHFTGIR
- a CDS encoding 2-phosphosulfolactate phosphatase, which translates into the protein MPPVVAIDFLPESALRYGPGWAVVAVDVIRATTTAVTAATLGRRCFPVPSIEAALPVAAVLDRPVLCGELGGNMPYGFEITNSPVAVSALDPSDRPLILLSSSGTQLIHNAAGADAVYAGCLRNFTALIRYLATRHERVAVIGAGTRGEFREEDQRCCALIAEGLGEHGFALADELTAQTLRRWRGAPVDGWQESRSVEYLRRSGQLHDLDFILAHLDDVGSVHEIAEGEVVAAGAGDERQRPRRPIRMPWLNDAARSRGVQE
- a CDS encoding polysaccharide deacetylase family protein; the protein is MYASPPTLRARFAARVKEHLSAAIFGAGLHRVLLRGRGVIVAFHRVDDRLAGTPLGCTRAEFAAYCDFFARHFRVIPLGEMVRRLRAGESVGGCLAITFDDGYLDNLQAAAPELRARGLPACFFVATGFVGTDRQPWWDREFGARAWWMTWDDVRALHAQGFEIGAHTESHADLGHTPLPDATRELSASRARLEAELGAPVTLFSYPYGAAERISEATRERVREAGYDCCLSAFGGTVARGGDPFRARRAPISPWHLSPAHFGFELLFREPRGSPSPPLPLPQTDERRRAG
- a CDS encoding XrtA system polysaccharide deacetylase, with product MHLFTVDVEEYFHAAALASAAPVERWATMESRVERGVDSLLEIMDAHGARGTFFTLGWVAERQPWLVRRIADAGHEVASHGWAHQRVTEMGPRELRADLRRSRRALEDACGQAVLGFRAPNFSILRGWQWALDVLLDEGYAYDSSLFPSRTRGLEDHPPRPHVVHRTGGDLLEVPLACATVAGVDVPSGGGAWFRLLPYALTRRALRQAEERGAPGMFYIHPWELDSDQPRLPVSAAQRLRHYGGLGRTAARLNRLLTEFRFTSIRDGLGVVDASSFAGSAR
- a CDS encoding FemAB family XrtA/PEP-CTERM system-associated protein; amino-acid sequence: MSGLRVEPFAGTAAEWDAAAAALPGGTFSHRFGWKRVIEDAYRQRCIYLAARGDDDEIAGILPLVLVRGMGFGRFLVSMPYLNAGGPAGDADAAGALTAAAETLAAELHADTVELRCAADAGSALPAARDKVTCVLDLPAGGPDALWKGFGSKLRSQVKRAEREGVEMRFGPEQAEPFFAVFSRHMRDLGTPTHPWSFFRAVRDEMGADAWFGCAWLDGRPVAGGCALAWADSVEMTWASSLREAARCAPNMLLYWSFLRRAADAGLASFDFGRCTPGGPTHAFKRQWGTRDVPLPWVRRVRTPGAAAPSADRGAFALGTRLWKHLPVPVATLIGPALRRAIPA
- a CDS encoding DegT/DnrJ/EryC1/StrS family aminotransferase, translated to MIPRRVPPAHSPVPARALAEGFRALLGAPPAHAQLRELVLREFGGLDVVTAASGTCALSLVLRGAALDRPRAPVALPAYGCYDLASAAVGAGVRVVLYDVDPSTLAPDAESFARALAAGPAAVVVAHLYGIPVDLRPLRPAVEAAGAMLIEDAAQGAGVRIGGRPAGGFGSASVLSFGRGKGVTGGGGGALLAHDSRGEAVLRRARIAIHGTREGWAELAALAAQWVLARPSLYALPAAMPFLHLGETLYREPMPPEPMADSSAAVLRTLWEGRRREADARVRNARRLLAPAARSGDDTFPVPVGCSAGWLRLPLRARHRAHLPLSPAAERLGIAAGYPLALPDLPAMRALCVNAADDFPGARRLAASLYTLPTHGLLSEADLRGLEAWLATRTDVVAVPAPALSAAS